Genomic DNA from Streptomyces sp. NBC_01571:
CCGCCCCTCGGGGGTCGCTCGTGCGCCCCTTCACAAGCTTGGGTGTGCCCTCTGCTACACTGCGCGGCTCACGTGACCCAGGTCATGTCGCCGCGAGGGAACCAGTGTTCGGGGCGGACCGTTGTCAAGAGCCCGTGAGCAGCCACTCCGAGCGTTCGAGTGCACCGAACCACTCCTCGACTTCACCCGCCGGAAACACTCCCGGAATGCTCCGGTGAGCATTGCTCCGAGACCGGCGAGGACCCCCGCGGCACCCGAGTGGCCCAGTCGTCGCCCGACAGGGCCGAATTCCTTGTGAAGAACTTCACGAAGTTTCCCGGCGGCGTGTCGCAGAGAGGGCCCGGATGGCCCCTGGCGCCCGCTCATACGTTATCCGACCTGCTCAGGAGAGGCTACCAGCGGGTAGCAAGCGCTCCCCGGCCCCCTGAACCAGGGCTCAGGCGACGGACCACGCGATCCCGTCGAGGATGTCGTGCTCACTGACGACGACCTCCTCCGCGCCGGTCCGCTCCATGATCGCGAGCAGGACGAGGGCGCCCGCGGCGATGACGTCGACCCGCCCGGGGTGCATCGAGGGGATCGCGGCCCGTTCGGCGTGGGTGGAGCGCAGGAGCCGCTCGGTGATCTCGCGGACCTTCTCCCGCGGGATGCGGGAGTGGTGGATGGCGGCCGAGTCGTACGCGGGGAGGTCCAGCGCGATGGCCGCGACCGTGGTGACCGAACCGGCGAGGCCGACCAGCGTGCGGGCCTCGTCCAGCGGGACCGTCCGGGCCGCGAGGTCCAGCGCGGCGTCGATGTCGGCGCGGATCGCGTCGATCTCCGCGGGCGCCGGGGGGTCGCTCACCACGCCGGCGTGCACCAGGTGGCGCTCGGTCATCCGTACACAGCCGATGTCCACGGAGCGGGCGGCGCGTACGTGGTCGTCGCCGATGACGAACTCGGTGGAGCCGCCGCCGATGTCCACGACCAGGTACGGCTTGGCGAGGTCGTCCCGGCCCGTGAGTTCCCTGGTCGCTCCCGTGAAGGAGAACTCGGCCTCCTGGTCGCCGGTGATCACCTCGGGCTCGACGCCCAGGATGTCGAGGACACCGCGTACGAACTCGTCCCTGTTCTCGGCGTCGCGGGAGGCGGAGGTCGCGACGAAGCGGAGGCGCTCCGCGCCGTGCTCCTTGATGACCGCCGCGTACTCGCGGCAGGCCGCGAAGGTGCGGTCCAGGGCCTCGGGGGCGAGGCGGCCGGTGCGGTCCACTCCCTGGCCGAGCCGGACGATCGTCATACGGCGGTCCAGGTCGACGAGTTCGCCCGTCGCCGGGTTCGCGTCGGCGACGAGGAGACGGATGGAGTTCGTGCCGCAGTCGATGGCGGCGACCCTGGTCATGAGCTGTGGTCTCCTGTGGTGGTTTCCGATTCCGGCGTGCAGCGGCCCAGCCTATTTCGCCCCGCCGCCCCTGCCCTCCCCCAAGCTCTCGGCTTCGCTCGAGCAGGGGGACCCCCCGCCATCCCGTCCCTGGGGCTCCGCCCCGGACCCCGCCAGGGGGCTGCGCCCGCTGGACCCTCCATCGCCCGAAGGGCTCGTCCTCAAACGCCGGACGGGCTGGAATCCATGCCCCCGGGCGCCGGCCGTTCAGCGAGACCTCGCACCCCCAGCCCGTCCGAAACCATCCGGCGCACGCCGAAGTCTCCAGCGCAGGCACCCATATCCAGCCCGTCCGGCGATTGAGGACGAGGCCGTTCAGGCCGAAGCGGTGTTCTGGGGGCGCCAGGCCCCAGGGGCCCGGACCTCACCCCTCCGCGGAGGGGTCCTCGGCCACGGAATGGTCCACACACGGCCCCTTGCGCCACCACTCCGGCAGCATCGCGATCGCCTCGTCCCCCAGCGGGTTCACCCCGGGGCCCGCGGCCAGGGAGTGCGCCACCAGGACGTGCAGGCACTTCACCCGGTCCGGCATGCCCCCCGCGCTCGGGAACCCGGCGAGCACCTCGATGGCGTCGCGGCGCGCGATGTAGTCCTCGTGGGCGGCCCGGTACGCGGCGGCCAGCTCGGGGTCGGTGGCGAGACGGTCCGTCATCTCCTTCATGACGCCGTTGGCCTCCAGCGTGCCGATCGCGGAGGCCGCGCGCGGACACGTCAGGTAGTACGTCGTCGGGAACGGCGTCCCGTCGGGAAGCCGGGGCGCCGTCTCCACCACGTCCGGCTCGCCGCAGGGGCAGCGGTGCGCGATCGCGCGCAGTCCGCGCGGCGGGCGGCCGAGC
This window encodes:
- a CDS encoding Ppx/GppA phosphatase family protein — translated: MTRVAAIDCGTNSIRLLVADANPATGELVDLDRRMTIVRLGQGVDRTGRLAPEALDRTFAACREYAAVIKEHGAERLRFVATSASRDAENRDEFVRGVLDILGVEPEVITGDQEAEFSFTGATRELTGRDDLAKPYLVVDIGGGSTEFVIGDDHVRAARSVDIGCVRMTERHLVHAGVVSDPPAPAEIDAIRADIDAALDLAARTVPLDEARTLVGLAGSVTTVAAIALDLPAYDSAAIHHSRIPREKVREITERLLRSTHAERAAIPSMHPGRVDVIAAGALVLLAIMERTGAEEVVVSEHDILDGIAWSVA
- a CDS encoding DUF501 domain-containing protein; translated protein: METPPPPTPRTEPTDADVEAFKQQLGRPPRGLRAIAHRCPCGEPDVVETAPRLPDGTPFPTTYYLTCPRAASAIGTLEANGVMKEMTDRLATDPELAAAYRAAHEDYIARRDAIEVLAGFPSAGGMPDRVKCLHVLVAHSLAAGPGVNPLGDEAIAMLPEWWRKGPCVDHSVAEDPSAEG